GTCGCGATAAGAAAGTTTTTGGCAAACACTTGTCGAATCGAACCATCCTCCAGGCTCACGTTTACGCTCCGCCGATCAACAAAAGAAGCCCAACCTCGAATTAACGTAATTGAGCCCTGCCCTTGCCAGCGACGTGGTGAAAATGTCTCCAGCTGTGTCAACATTTGGTATTGACGTTCCTTGACAGCTTCTTCAACTGTTGCGTTGACTTCACAATAATCAACCGTCAGGGCTTGGCTGTGATAGCCACGATCGCGTTTTGCCGCAATGGAATAGTCTTTGGAGAGCTCCCACATGGTTTTGGATGCTAAAGCGCCCCATTTCACACCTGCTCCACCGATTTCCCCGCCTTCAATAATGCATACATGCTTTCCAAAATCAAAAGCCCTCATGGCACCGGCAAAACCTCCGGGTCCACAACCAAGCACACATAAATCATATTCCATTGTCTGTTCTGTCATGAGCAGGCCTTTCGTATCGAGTTAAGTCGATAGAAGTATACACTATTTTTTTGTGGACATGCCACTTTGCTGAAAAGTCACAAAAGGCAATTTGAGGAGATAAAGCAACGTGTGCTTTTCAAAAGTTCGATAGCCGGAAAGACCAAGTTCCATGGCATCATGCCCTTTGTCCGGTTGATCGGTATAGCTGTTAAACAGGTAGTCCCACCAGGACAGGCAAAAACCATAATTGGAGTTGGTTTCCCGAACAAGAACGGAATGATGAATACGATGCATATCCGGTGTGACGAGGATACGGCGTAACAGCCGGTCGACAGAAGAAGGAATAGCCAGATTGCCATGGTTAAACATTGCCGCACTATTGATAAGGCTCTCGGAAACAATGACCATCACTCCAGGAACCCCCATAACAACAACTGCGGCTGATTTAACCAGAAATGACAACAGGATTTCACCCGGGTGAAAGCGTAGTCCTGAGGTCACGTCAATATCCATGTCAAGATGATGGACTTTATGTAGTCTCCACAAGCCGTTCAATTGATGGAACCATCTGTGTTGCCAATAAATCACCAGATCCATCCAGATCAAAGCAACAACAGCTTTTATCCACAGTGGCCAGGCGACGAGATTCAGCAGCCCAACGTGGTACTGGGTAGCAGACTCAGCAATCATCACGACAGTGAACGGCATCAACAGGCGAACAATGATGGTATCGATACCGATCAAGCCCAGATTTCTCTGCCAACGAATTCGTTTGGAGAAATGTCGGTTACGCCGTGGCCAATAGACTTCACAGAGAGCGACGGCGAGAAAAGCAATGGTGAAAACAGCACTCCGCAGGAGGTTTTCATCAAACATCATCACGTGCCCCAGTACGTTTAATCAAACAACCTGTCGACAGTATTAAAATCAAGTTCAACTTCAGCAAGATGGCCGATAAGATCTATCTTTTCTTGGTCCTGGGCGGTAATTTTTGAAACATCATTTTGAATTCGGGTAAACGCTTCTGAATTTGTCAGATGGGTACGCATATATGGGATATTACTGTCATCGACAATGCGTCGTGTAATGGGTGAAACCGGGGCGTGGCCGGGGATTACCAGACCAGCGATCTTTTTACGATACTCCGGCAAGTGGTATAACGATGCCAACATGACCATCAGTTCGTCGCGGGTGCTGTTTACCAACAACAAACTCGATTCGTCAAGAAGGTCAGCAACCCGTTGCGCTGAAGCCGCACCGAGTTGAACATGGTGAACAATACGATGCTGCTCTTCAAGATTACCGGACAAAGGACTTTCAAGAAGGCGACTGATTCGGTGGAGAGTCGGGTTCGCCAGGATTGGCGAATAATTGAAGCCGCCCTGCACATGGATCCCCAGCCCTGAAAAGGCTTTTCTCAGATAATTCAATGTGCTTTGCCGT
This is a stretch of genomic DNA from uncultured Desulfuromonas sp.. It encodes these proteins:
- a CDS encoding AAA family ATPase yields the protein MAKKIFVAATNKNCGKSTLCLSLLYRAARKYDRVGFIKPIGPKLIEFNNYHADKDAVLMAQIFGLEEHIRHMSPVQVFPDTTRLVLDGKVCRESFAEKMLEACHFFEKECDFLVIEGAGHAGVGSVLGYNNAQVAKLLDAPVMMVTDGGIGSAIDAVSMNLSVFKLAGAQVRMLVANKLLSEKRQSTLNYLRKAFSGLGIHVQGGFNYSPILANPTLHRISRLLESPLSGNLEEQHRIVHHVQLGAASAQRVADLLDESSLLLVNSTRDELMVMLASLYHLPEYRKKIAGLVIPGHAPVSPITRRIVDDSNIPYMRTHLTNSEAFTRIQNDVSKITAQDQEKIDLIGHLAEVELDFNTVDRLFD
- a CDS encoding sterol desaturase family protein, translated to MMFDENLLRSAVFTIAFLAVALCEVYWPRRNRHFSKRIRWQRNLGLIGIDTIIVRLLMPFTVVMIAESATQYHVGLLNLVAWPLWIKAVVALIWMDLVIYWQHRWFHQLNGLWRLHKVHHLDMDIDVTSGLRFHPGEILLSFLVKSAAVVVMGVPGVMVIVSESLINSAAMFNHGNLAIPSSVDRLLRRILVTPDMHRIHHSVLVRETNSNYGFCLSWWDYLFNSYTDQPDKGHDAMELGLSGYRTFEKHTLLYLLKLPFVTFQQSGMSTKK